In a genomic window of Vulpes vulpes isolate BD-2025 chromosome 6, VulVul3, whole genome shotgun sequence:
- the ANKRD9 gene encoding ankyrin repeat domain-containing protein 9 → MPWDARRPGGSADGGPEGAGAARSRAQKQCRKSSFAFYQAVRDLLPVWFLEDMRASEAFHWDERGRAAAYSPSEALLYALVHDHRAYAHYLLATFPRRALAPPSAGFRCCAAPGPHVALAVRYNRVGILRRILRTVRDFPPDERARLLDRRGCTRVEGGGTALHVACELARPECLFLLLGHGASPGLRDGGGLTPLELLLRHLGRDAGAAGAAATASAAATAGTPAAPGEPRQRRLLLLDLLALYAPSASAAAGPARRELLGDRPRWQRLLGEDKFQWLAGLAPPSLFVRAMQVLVTAISPGRFPEALDELPLPPFLQPLDLTGKG, encoded by the coding sequence ATGCCGTGGGACGCGCGGCGGCCCGGGGGCAGCGCGGACGGCGGGCCcgagggcgcgggcgcggcgcgcTCCCGAGCGCAGAAGCAGTGCCGCAAGTCGTCCTTCGCCTTCTACCAGGCGGTTCGCGACCTGCTGCCCGTGTGGTTCCTGGAGGACATGCGCGCCAGCGAGGCCTTCCACTGGGACGAGCGCGGCCGCGCCGCCGCCTACTCGCCGTCCGAGGCGCTGCTCTACGCGCTGGTGCACGACCACCGGGCCTACGCGCACTACCTGCTGGCCACGTTCCCGCGCCGCGCGCTCGCGCCGCCCAGCGCCGGCTTCCGCTGCTGCGCGGCTCCCGGGCCGCACGTGGCGCTGGCGGTGCGCTACAACCGCGTGGGCATCCTGCGCCGCATCCTGCGCACCGTGCGCGACTTCCCGCCCGACGAGCGCGCGCGCCTGCTCGACCGGCGCGGCTGCACCCGCGTGGAGGGCGGCGGCACGGCGCTGCACGTGGCCTGCGAGCTGGCGCGCCCCGAgtgcctcttcctgctgctcgGCCACGGCGCGTCCCCGGGCCTGCGGGACGGCGGCGGCCTGACGcccctggagctgctgctgcgCCACCTGGGCCGCGACGCGGGAGCCGCGggcgccgccgccaccgccagcgccgccgccaccgccgggACGCCCGCCGCGCCCGGGGAGCCCCGCCAGCGCCGCCTGCTGCTGCTCGACCTGCTGGCGCTGTACGCGCCCTCGGCCAGCGccgccgccggcccggcccgccgaGAGCTGCTGGGCGACCGGCCGCGCTGGCAGCGGCTGCTGGGCGAGGACAAGTTCCAGTGGCTGGCGGGCCTGGCGCCGCCCTCGCTCTTCGTGCGCGCCATGCAGGTGCTGGTCACCGCCATCTCGCCGGGTCGCTTCCCCGAGGCCCTGGACGAGCTGCCGCTGCCGCCCTTCCTGCAGCCGCTGGACCTCACGGGCAAGGGCTAG